One Granulicella sp. 5B5 DNA window includes the following coding sequences:
- a CDS encoding class I SAM-dependent methyltransferase, with product MPSKKLQTAIHPREAVIHPFDQLHGTDTSGLIAGDIIARGTGVPVEELTAYYGIAPSILHRLLDHWLQRTAPLAPISRTVFLDVGAGKGRAMLLASQYPFLRIEGVELNATLAGVAHNNIALWQNDITSEALAPIALHHADATKHTLPPEATLAFLFHPFELPILRRFLRHVETSLAHNPRPFDLLYANAEHGSLLDRHPAFTRLWIGSVAMTPDDHLADLAAIAQQKEYGSTGDELCAIYRFTGRGA from the coding sequence ATGCCCAGCAAGAAACTCCAAACCGCCATCCACCCCCGCGAAGCCGTCATTCATCCTTTTGACCAGCTCCACGGCACCGACACCTCCGGCCTCATCGCTGGCGACATCATCGCCCGCGGCACCGGCGTCCCCGTCGAAGAACTCACCGCCTACTACGGCATCGCACCCAGCATCCTCCACCGCCTGCTCGACCACTGGCTGCAGCGCACCGCTCCTCTCGCGCCCATCAGCCGCACCGTCTTCCTCGACGTAGGCGCCGGTAAAGGCCGCGCCATGCTGCTCGCCTCACAGTATCCTTTCCTCCGCATCGAAGGCGTCGAACTCAACGCCACACTCGCCGGCGTCGCCCACAACAACATCGCCCTCTGGCAGAACGACATCACCAGCGAAGCCCTCGCGCCCATCGCGCTTCACCACGCCGACGCCACCAAACACACGCTCCCCCCTGAAGCCACACTCGCCTTCCTCTTCCACCCCTTCGAGCTCCCCATCCTCCGCCGCTTCCTCCGCCACGTCGAAACCTCACTCGCCCATAACCCGCGTCCCTTCGATCTCCTCTACGCCAACGCCGAGCACGGCTCCCTCCTCGACCGCCACCCCGCCTTCACCCGCCTCTGGATCGGCTCCGTCGCCATGACCCCCGACGACCACCTCGCCGACCTCGCCGCCATCGCCCAGCAGAAGGAATATGGATCGACAGGCGACGAACTTTGCGCCATCTACCGCTTCACCGGCCGAGGCGCTTAA
- the ftsZ gene encoding cell division protein FtsZ, producing the protein MSYTSTEGPGPEHNGEPGGGPLRIHYHDEAQRSARIKVIGIGGGGGNAVNRMIAAGVVGVEFIAANTDAQALESSSAPVKLQLGVKLTSGLGAGANPDVGRRAALEDSDKIIEALEGADMVFVTAGMGGGTGTGAAPVIASLASEMGALTVAVVTRPFGFEGKRRTLQAERGMQELLDAVDTLIVIPNEKLLAVAKDAGFFESFRIADDVLRQGVQGISDIITIPGVINRDFADVKTTMAGMGYAVMGTAVRSGPDRAREAAMAAMASPLLEAGAIDGARGILINITGSSNLKLSEVNEASTIIQNAAHEDANIIFGAVMDERLGDELKLTVIATGFRDEEKRERRERMLTEPAMTIEPRPAVEPRIVAQPVVTPAAQPVARFASELAAEQESRAVVTAPGPNVPTSSYYEAARQQARQEIAPTAQSMPVASMPESTFVEPMNEPVHAVRQPEVVERLPESVRASVFDDDFFREPKAAYQAPVVQAPTAQAPVVQAVALPVVTEPVISRPVEPIHVPEPAPAPAAFEVEDSPSLWPEARVPSFAGYAGGETGTSEGDELDIPAFLRKQH; encoded by the coding sequence ATGTCCTACACGTCCACGGAGGGACCGGGCCCCGAACACAATGGAGAACCGGGCGGAGGGCCACTGCGTATCCACTATCACGATGAAGCACAGCGCAGCGCGCGGATCAAGGTGATCGGCATAGGCGGCGGCGGCGGCAATGCGGTGAACCGCATGATCGCGGCGGGTGTGGTGGGCGTGGAGTTTATCGCCGCGAATACGGACGCGCAGGCGCTGGAGAGCTCAAGCGCTCCGGTGAAGCTGCAGCTGGGCGTGAAGCTGACGAGCGGGCTAGGCGCGGGCGCGAACCCGGACGTTGGGCGGCGCGCGGCGCTGGAGGATTCGGACAAGATCATTGAAGCGCTGGAAGGCGCGGACATGGTATTTGTGACCGCAGGCATGGGCGGCGGCACAGGTACGGGCGCCGCGCCGGTGATTGCGTCGCTGGCGAGCGAGATGGGTGCGCTGACGGTGGCTGTGGTGACTCGGCCATTTGGTTTTGAGGGCAAGCGCCGCACGCTGCAGGCAGAGCGCGGGATGCAGGAGCTGCTGGATGCTGTCGATACGCTGATCGTGATTCCGAATGAGAAGCTGCTGGCCGTGGCGAAGGATGCCGGGTTCTTTGAGAGCTTCAGGATTGCGGACGACGTGCTGCGGCAGGGCGTGCAGGGGATCTCGGACATTATTACGATTCCGGGTGTGATCAATCGCGACTTTGCGGATGTGAAGACGACGATGGCCGGCATGGGCTATGCGGTGATGGGCACGGCGGTGAGGAGCGGCCCGGATCGCGCTCGCGAGGCGGCGATGGCCGCGATGGCGAGCCCGCTGCTGGAGGCCGGTGCGATCGACGGCGCGCGCGGGATTCTGATCAACATTACGGGGTCGAGCAATCTGAAGCTGAGCGAGGTGAATGAGGCCTCGACGATTATTCAGAATGCGGCGCATGAGGACGCGAACATCATCTTTGGCGCGGTGATGGATGAGCGGCTGGGCGATGAGCTGAAGCTGACGGTGATTGCGACGGGCTTTCGCGACGAGGAGAAGCGCGAACGACGCGAGCGGATGTTGACCGAGCCCGCGATGACGATTGAGCCGAGGCCTGCAGTGGAGCCGAGAATTGTGGCCCAGCCGGTGGTGACGCCCGCAGCGCAGCCGGTGGCACGGTTTGCGAGCGAATTGGCGGCGGAGCAGGAATCGCGTGCTGTGGTGACTGCGCCTGGACCGAACGTGCCGACTTCGAGCTATTACGAGGCGGCCCGGCAGCAGGCGCGGCAGGAGATTGCGCCGACGGCGCAGAGCATGCCTGTGGCTTCGATGCCGGAGTCCACGTTTGTAGAGCCGATGAACGAGCCTGTGCATGCGGTGAGGCAGCCCGAGGTCGTGGAGCGGTTGCCAGAATCGGTGCGAGCATCGGTATTCGATGATGACTTCTTCCGTGAGCCGAAGGCGGCGTATCAGGCCCCGGTGGTGCAGGCCCCGACGGCACAGGCTCCCGTGGTGCAGGCTGTCGCATTGCCTGTTGTGACGGAGCCGGTGATCTCGCGGCCGGTTGAGCCGATCCATGTGCCAGAGCCTGCCCCGGCGCCAGCAGCGTTTGAGGTTGAGGATTCACCGTCACTGTGGCCGGAGGCGCGGGTGCCGTCGTTCGCGGGCTATGCTGGAGGCGAGACGGGGACGAGTGAGGGTGATGAGTTGGATATTCCGGCGTTTTTGCGGAAGCAGCATTAA
- a CDS encoding penicillin-binding transpeptidase domain-containing protein, translating into MHRGRRSFGVMMGVLLVLVLAAGRAASASNGKGREGRTVAHGKAARRSTASKAVSHRVAGHRAVAHRAVAHRAVTHGAGARHASLHASTTTTVRVHGRLVHRRVRYYERFTESSFADDITAGDVTAGEDPVVRQAAITALGNMNGTALAIDPSNGRILAMVNQKLALSAGAEPCSTIKIAVSLAALKEGLVKANTPVNLGGHYSLDMTHALAKSVNLYFEVLGRAMGFERVKYYANMFGLGELAGYNIPGEHLGVYPDVVLPQKDGGVGRMCSFGESISMTPLQLGALVSAIANGGTLYYLQHPTSQAEVANYVPQIKRQLDIANVIPQILPGMQGAVDFSNGTARSLRTNFDQFPVFGKTGTCSNNGTRYGWFASYANTPNGRIVTVIFLEGGRPTYGPKAAELTGQFYRAMYDGGYFNPKAPTEQALTSGR; encoded by the coding sequence ATGCATCGAGGGCGGAGATCGTTCGGAGTGATGATGGGGGTGCTGCTGGTGCTGGTGCTGGCGGCGGGACGAGCTGCGAGTGCCTCGAATGGGAAGGGCCGCGAAGGACGGACGGTGGCGCATGGCAAGGCTGCGCGCCGGTCGACTGCAAGCAAGGCTGTGTCTCACAGGGTGGCCGGGCATCGTGCGGTGGCTCACAGAGCGGTTGCGCATAGAGCGGTTACACATGGAGCAGGGGCGCGCCATGCGAGTCTTCATGCGTCGACGACGACGACGGTGCGGGTGCATGGACGGCTGGTGCATCGGCGGGTGCGTTACTACGAGCGGTTTACCGAGAGCAGCTTTGCCGATGACATTACGGCCGGCGATGTGACTGCTGGCGAAGACCCGGTTGTGCGGCAGGCGGCGATTACGGCGCTGGGCAACATGAACGGCACGGCGCTGGCGATCGATCCTTCGAATGGGCGCATCCTGGCAATGGTGAACCAGAAGCTGGCGCTGAGCGCGGGTGCGGAGCCGTGTTCGACGATCAAGATTGCGGTATCGCTGGCGGCGCTGAAGGAAGGGCTGGTGAAGGCGAACACGCCGGTGAACCTGGGCGGACACTACTCGCTGGACATGACGCATGCGCTGGCGAAGAGCGTGAACCTGTACTTCGAAGTGCTGGGCCGCGCGATGGGCTTTGAGCGCGTGAAGTACTACGCGAACATGTTCGGGCTGGGCGAGCTGGCGGGGTACAACATTCCGGGTGAGCACCTGGGTGTGTATCCGGATGTGGTGCTGCCGCAGAAGGATGGCGGGGTGGGCCGGATGTGCTCGTTTGGCGAGAGCATCAGCATGACGCCGCTGCAGCTGGGTGCGCTGGTGAGCGCGATTGCGAACGGCGGCACGCTGTATTATCTGCAGCACCCGACGAGCCAGGCCGAGGTGGCGAACTATGTGCCGCAGATAAAGCGGCAGCTGGACATCGCGAATGTGATCCCGCAGATCCTGCCGGGGATGCAGGGGGCGGTGGACTTCTCGAATGGCACGGCGCGGAGCCTGCGGACGAACTTCGACCAGTTTCCGGTATTTGGAAAGACAGGCACGTGCTCGAACAACGGGACGCGGTATGGCTGGTTCGCGAGCTATGCAAACACGCCGAATGGGCGCATCGTGACGGTGATCTTCCTGGAAGGCGGGCGGCCAACGTACGGGCCGAAGGCCGCGGAGCTGACAGGGCAGTTCTACCGCGCAATGTACGACGGCGGGTACTTCAATCCGAAGGCGCCGACGGAGCAGGCGCTGACCAGCGGACGGTAG
- a CDS encoding NAD(P)H-hydrate dehydratase, translated as MKILTAAEMGAADRRSVEAGVSVSVLMENAGAAVARFCLRRFGGAGLVVVLCGKGNNGGDGLVAARYMAEGGRNVRVLLLGAANELKGEPVKAFAAAVITAMGLHAAGSEAGYSGGRMEVREVWDEEQLQAGMQGAGLVVDAIVGTGFTPPLRGLAATAGGLIGKMVAPVVAVDVPSGWDADAVTPTVEGAFRADAVVTFAAPKLAHVFGQMTGDRVFGPVVVAGIGTPKSAVVSGTGLHWAGTAKSVTETPRAINSNKGTFGHVLLMGGALGKAGAPSMASLAAMRAGAGLVTAAVPQEVLATVAAVAPELMLTPLQEQGVGSREQGVGNELGGIALDHLSEKQLPELLKGISVVAIGPGLGQVGTTPEFVRRFVEQVTLSMVIDADALNAFAGRADALKEAAKEKTVVLTPHPGEMARLVGMTVKEVEADRVGLARRFATEYGVTLVLKGWRTLIAHPDGRVGVNTTGNPAMAKGGSGDVLTGIVAAMLAQYARSGKAEDVAQAVEAAVFLHGLAGDFAAVKQDEHTVLATDTVGHLCDAFRSRVRDEDGLTWVVGAAAR; from the coding sequence ATGAAGATTCTGACGGCAGCAGAGATGGGAGCGGCGGACCGGCGCTCGGTAGAAGCGGGTGTATCCGTCTCTGTGTTGATGGAGAACGCTGGCGCGGCGGTGGCGCGGTTCTGCCTGCGGCGGTTTGGCGGCGCAGGGCTTGTGGTGGTGCTGTGCGGCAAGGGCAACAACGGTGGGGATGGACTGGTGGCTGCCCGGTATATGGCCGAGGGCGGGCGCAATGTGCGCGTGTTGCTGCTGGGCGCGGCGAATGAACTGAAGGGCGAGCCGGTGAAGGCGTTCGCCGCGGCGGTGATTACGGCGATGGGGCTGCATGCGGCGGGCAGCGAGGCTGGGTACTCCGGGGGGAGGATGGAGGTGCGCGAGGTGTGGGACGAGGAGCAGCTGCAGGCAGGGATGCAGGGTGCGGGGCTGGTCGTGGATGCGATTGTGGGGACGGGCTTTACTCCTCCACTGCGCGGGCTGGCGGCGACGGCGGGAGGGCTGATCGGGAAGATGGTGGCACCGGTAGTGGCGGTAGATGTGCCGAGCGGGTGGGATGCCGATGCTGTGACGCCGACGGTCGAAGGCGCGTTTCGTGCGGATGCCGTGGTGACGTTTGCGGCCCCGAAGCTGGCGCATGTGTTTGGGCAGATGACGGGCGACAGGGTTTTTGGGCCGGTTGTGGTGGCGGGGATCGGAACACCGAAGAGCGCGGTCGTGAGTGGGACGGGGCTGCACTGGGCGGGGACGGCGAAGAGTGTGACGGAGACTCCGCGAGCCATCAACAGCAACAAAGGAACGTTTGGGCATGTGCTGCTGATGGGTGGGGCGCTGGGCAAGGCGGGTGCGCCTTCGATGGCTAGCCTGGCTGCGATGCGTGCGGGCGCCGGGCTGGTGACGGCGGCGGTGCCGCAGGAGGTGCTGGCGACGGTGGCTGCGGTGGCTCCGGAGCTGATGCTGACGCCGCTGCAGGAGCAGGGAGTGGGGAGTAGGGAGCAGGGAGTAGGGAACGAACTTGGTGGCATTGCGCTGGATCACCTGAGCGAGAAGCAACTGCCGGAGCTGCTGAAGGGGATCTCGGTGGTTGCGATTGGGCCGGGGTTGGGGCAGGTGGGGACGACTCCGGAGTTTGTGCGGCGGTTTGTGGAACAAGTGACGCTGTCGATGGTGATCGATGCAGATGCGTTGAATGCGTTTGCGGGGCGCGCGGATGCGCTGAAAGAGGCCGCGAAGGAAAAGACGGTGGTGCTGACGCCGCATCCGGGTGAGATGGCGCGGCTGGTGGGGATGACGGTGAAGGAGGTCGAAGCCGATCGTGTGGGGTTGGCACGGCGGTTCGCCACCGAGTATGGCGTGACGCTGGTGCTGAAGGGATGGCGGACGCTGATTGCGCATCCGGATGGCCGCGTGGGTGTGAACACGACGGGGAACCCGGCGATGGCCAAGGGCGGCAGCGGCGATGTGCTGACGGGGATCGTTGCTGCGATGCTGGCGCAGTATGCGCGGAGCGGCAAGGCGGAAGATGTTGCGCAGGCAGTGGAGGCGGCGGTGTTTCTGCATGGGCTCGCCGGAGACTTTGCGGCGGTGAAGCAGGATGAGCATACGGTGCTCGCGACCGATACGGTGGGGCATCTTTGCGATGCGTTCCGTTCGCGGGTGCGCGATGAGGACGGGCTGACGTGGGTGGTGGGGGCGGCGGCGCGGTAA
- the tsaE gene encoding tRNA (adenosine(37)-N6)-threonylcarbamoyltransferase complex ATPase subunit type 1 TsaE: MREWTREKRLRTRSENGTLALGEMMTELLVAPKLVVLRGELGMGKTTLVRGMAAALGANADEVTSPTFTLVHEYKGRKTRLIHLDLYRLENETELETVGLWEMADAPDALVMVEWGDKFASVMERADAEVSISQGEVENERLLLVNWRDR; encoded by the coding sequence ATGAGAGAGTGGACACGGGAGAAGCGGCTGCGGACGCGCAGTGAGAACGGCACGCTGGCGCTGGGCGAGATGATGACTGAGTTGCTGGTGGCTCCGAAGCTGGTGGTGCTGCGCGGCGAGCTGGGGATGGGCAAGACGACGCTGGTTCGTGGTATGGCGGCTGCGTTGGGTGCCAATGCCGATGAGGTGACGAGCCCGACGTTCACTCTGGTGCATGAGTACAAGGGGCGCAAGACGCGGCTGATTCACCTGGATCTGTATCGGTTGGAGAACGAGACCGAACTGGAGACGGTGGGGCTGTGGGAGATGGCCGATGCCCCTGATGCCCTGGTGATGGTGGAATGGGGCGATAAGTTCGCGAGCGTGATGGAACGTGCGGATGCGGAGGTTTCCATATCGCAGGGCGAGGTGGAGAACGAGCGGCTGCTGCTGGTGAACTGGAGAGATCGATAG